CGGACTATGGGATTCGGTCGAGGCGTTCGAGGAGGAAACAGACCTCCACTACGACCCCGATAAGCGCGTGCTTAGCGAGGAGCTGTATCGCATTGTGCGCGACATTGAAGCGGGAAACTTCTCGTCTGCCATCCGGTGGGCTACCGAGAACAAGGACTTCCTTGCAGCCCCACCACACCcatcctccctcccttatcacctccaccgtgccgtcttcctctccatcacGGACCGGAAGGAGGCGTTGGCGTACGCCAATGCCCACCTGTTCGTGTACATGTCCACGCAACCGGTCCTATCGCTGGTGACGTCTTGTTTATACGgtgtcgccgacgactcACCATACGCCAACGACGCGGCACCGCTTGCGTCCATGTTCACCACCGACTACTGCCGCCGGCACGGGTGGGCGCGTGAGGACCcgctcgaggttgttgtGGATCTGGGGAGCCGCGGAGGTGCTCTCAACGCGATTGAGAAGGCTCGCCGTGTCATGGGCGAGCGGCTGGGCAACGTACGCAAGTGGGAGGAGCTCCCGGTGAGTTATCTCCAACTGATAGGAGCTGACTGCAGATGGAGGTCCCATTGCCTGCAAGCCGCAGGTACCATTCGGTGTTTGTGTGTCCTGTGTCCAAGGAGCAAGCTACCGACTCGAACCCACCTACCATGTTGTCATGTGGTCATGTCGTCGCACGCGAGTCGTTCACCCGCATGGTCAAGACTGGCAAGCGCTCGGCAAAGTGCCCATATTGCCCGCAGGAGACATCCCTGACTTCGGCGCAGCGACTGTACTTTTAGTTGTAGATATTATTCAATGTGCGTGTGTGTAAATGACATTGCTTGGATTTGAATGTGGTAGGAGACGGTCAAGCACGTTACGGGCGCAGATGGTCTGGCTGGTGATTGATGGCTGTACGATGTACGAGTGCGTGAGAGTTTGTCACATTCGGAGTCCCCGCGATCCCCACGATCCCCGCAAAACATGTCGTTACATTACAGTCACCTTTTTGTCCTTTAACGTCACTTGAAATTGCCGATGGTTAGAGAGCGGAATCAATTTAAAACCCGCCACGTCGTCACCCTTTTACCCAGGTCTGTCTGTCGCGTGTCGCGACCTCCACCCAGCGTGACCACTTGTACTCTTGGATCATCACCTCTTTTGTTCTTTGTTCTTGACATTCTCGACGCGTCCTACACACCAACTACACTCATTGACCATGTCGAGCCTGTCAAGTGTTGTCCAAGGCTTGGACGGCATCACCTCACGTCTCGCagacctcgccgacaacCCCGACATCCCTTACGAGAGACTCGTCATCAGCCTCAGCGCCGTCACCACTATCTGGGAGCTCTATGTCTCGTACGTCCCTTCGTCTGTGGCTACTAACTTGTAGGAGCCGTCAGATGAAGTGTTACTCGATCCCTCTGCCACCGCCGGAGCTCCAGCATCATctcaagaaggagacgTACGACAAGGCACAGGCGTacggcaaggacaagctcaCCTTCAATGTCCGCCAGACCATGTTCAACTTTGTTCTTGGCGTTGTTGTCATCAAGACGCGCCTGCTTCCCCATGCGTGGGACTGGACTGCAAGCTTCATGGACCTTGTTGGGCTTGACCAGAGCCGCGTCGTAAGTCCTTCCCAAAGCAATGTGCTGATGCAGATCACCCACTCTCTCCTCTGGATCACGGCCACGTCGCTGGTCAGCGTCATTCCCAACCTCTTCTGGACTTACCACTTCACGTTCGTCATCGAGGAGAAGCACGGCTTTAATAAGACCACCAAGAAGCTCTGGATTACCGACCAGATCAAGACGTTTGCCATTGCAATCGTGCTCGGCCTTCCTTTCCTCGCTGGATTCCTCAAGGTCATCGAGATGGCGGGCAAGAACTTTGTCCCTTGGCTAATGCTGTTCATGTGAGCTAAACTGATTCATCTCGttagctgacaacaggatCTCGGTCCAGCTTATCCTCCAGATCATCTACCCTATTTTCAGTGAGCAATGCGGTCGACCATgcagctgacgccagtccAGCCACTCTTTAACAAGCTCACCCCCCTTCCGGAAGGCGACGTccgccagcgcgtcgagaagctcgccAACAAGCTTCAATTCCCTCTCAAACACCTCTACGTGATCGACGGCAGCAAGCGCTCGTCGCACTCAAATGCGTGAGTCCTCCTCTGAGACATCCGGCCCTAATGCGTAGCTACTTCTACGGCCTCCCGTGGTCGAAGCAGATCGTGCTGTACGACACACTGCTGGACCAGAACACGCCCCCCGAGGTTGAAGCGGTCCTCGCtcacgagctcggccacTGGAAGTTCTGGCACCCGGCGCGTCTCCTCCTAATCGCGCAGAGCAACCTGCTGTGGACGCTCGGTCTCTTCGCAGTCTTTATCCACAACAAGTCGCTTTTTGCGTCATTTGGCTTTGACCCGCGCCTTGCCGTCGGGTCGCCTGTTGGTGGGCCCCAACCCATCCTCATCGGGTTCACGTTGTACCAGCTCCTCTTTGAGCCCCTCGACACTTTCGTTAAGTTCTTCATCAACTCGAAGACGCGCAAGTACGAGTACCAGGCCGGTAGGTACCTTTCTCCTATGTGTGTTAATTTTCAGACCAGTTTGCGATGGGCCTCGGACACGCCAaggacctcggcgccgcACTCATCAAACTGCACATTGAGAacctctcgtcgccgcaCAGCGACAAGCTCTTCTCCAAGTACCACCACTCGCACCCCACCCTGCCCGAGCGTCTGCGCGCGATGAACGAGTACAAGGGTGGTGACTGGCTCTCAAAGAACCAGTCgtccaaggtcgaggagatcaaggcgaaggagaagaaggagctgTAGTGCAGCGTTGGCACTAGGACTGTAGCAGATCTAAAATAGACAGGCGCCTGCGCCTAGAGTCATATCTGTACATGGCATGCTAGTCTTGCCAGCTGCTGGTATATGGGGCCTCCAAGCTCCTTGGTACATTATAACGATTACACGTTGACGCCAACGGTGCAGAATAGAGCGACCGTGCCAGCGCCCGTGAGCGCAGCTGCGAGCATCGCGATAGGCACCTCGGTCGCGTTGAACTTGCGCGACGACTGACTTTTGGTCAACTTGGGTAACAGCAGACCACATCGCAGTTGAATGGACAGCGCACTCACGTCGTCATGAAGAACACGAGTGCGAACGCGGTAACGAGGCTGACGAGCGCGATAGTCGGCAGCGCCGGAGTGGGAATGAGCGGCTTGAAAACCGGCAGCTCGTTGTATAccgcctgctgtcagctagaATATTGACATCAAAGCTCACCTTGACTGATGCGTATGGTTCCATGGTGAATGAGTGTGGTGACAACAACACCTCATGTTGCTCCTGGTGAACATCTTGACGTGTCCAGAACGTGACGCAAGCCATTAGGCTTAATTTAATCCCGTTAATAGGCATCTCTAATTGTTCAAGAGGTTACCTCCCACTCGGCTCGCCTCCACCCAACGACAAGACGCGATCCGACACGTCTGATCTGATCTTCTTGTCATCTTCCATCCGGCAATGAGCTAGCCATGGCCTACAACCCCCTTTCactcttccccctccccataCAGGCCGCGGACCCAAAGCCCGTTCCCTCCGccctcgcggtcgacggATATGCCGACATGCTGTGGGTTGGCAGCGCGGGCGGGCTCGTCAGTGCCTTTGCGAGCccgctcacgctcacgcGCAACGTCCAGTTTCCTGCTCATGGCACGTCCAAGGCTCGCGAATTTGTCCCCATACCAGGGATACATGCGGGTGTGCGCCAGATCCGTGCCACGGACCGCGAGGTATGGACCCTCGCCGAAGGAGGCATCAGTGGACGGAAGCGCGGCGGTGCCCCGCGATGGAGCGTAACGTGAGTACCAGCACCTCCTTCCtttcctccctctccagTCCGCCAGGCCGTACAGCTGATGGGAGCGATGTGACGCGCTCGCTGAGAGCCATGACGCCCGCGCCGACCAACTCGCACGAGGTCTTAGCCGGCGGCACGGGACAGATGCTGCTCATCAACAATGCACGCGGTGATATCGTCCGAAGAGTACGTCTCCAGGAGGTGGAAGCTGATACAGTTTGAATCACCCAGCACTGTCGTGCACCTCGGCACGCTGGCGCGGTCGATTGTTTGCGCGTCAGGCTCGGGCCAGGTgtcgctcctcgacccccGGACGGGGTTCAGGCCAGCCGCCAACGTCACGCCCGTCCAGGCGCACACGGGTGGGATGAGCGGCGCCGACGCACAGGGCAACCTCATCGCGACTTGGGGTTGGACGCACATGCAGGGCCACCCACTACCAGATCCACTCGTGCGACTGTACGACACGCGCACTCTGCGCGCTCTCCCATCCATCAGCTTTAGCGCTGGCCCAGCATTtgtccacctccacccctccGATCCGTCCAAGCTCGTGATCGCGAGTCAGTCGGGCATGCTTCAGATTGCCGACATGAACGCGGGCACCAACGAGTtccagcagctcgacgtcaacaCGTACATCACGTCCATGTCGTTGTCCCAGCGCGGTGACTACCTCGTGTTCGGTGATGGTGACGGCCAGTTACACCTGTGGACACAGCATGACACGGGCGACGGTGCGGCCTTAGACGTTAATggcaacctcgaccttccACCTTTCAACGGGTACGAGGGCATCAAGCCCGAGTGGCCCGATCCCGTCGAACCCCCAAATCTGATGACGTTGGAGGACCCGTTACCGCTCAACGCTGTTGGAGTGCCACAATACGAGGATCCACTGCTCTCTAACTTCTCCCCTGCCGACTACGCCACCGTCTACTCCCCCTTCTTTAATCCGCCAGAACCTATTCCCCAGTCGatcctcgccaccctccAGTACCAGGACTTTGTCGGATACGGCCAGCTGCCCAAAGAGTTCAAGGGCCGGCGCAACGTGGTCACCGCGCGCGCTGGTGCCGGCAAGCAGTGTCTACCGCGCGGCGCTATCGGGAATCGCCGCGAGAGCGAACCGCGCTTTCGCTCCGAGAAGGATCGCGTGCGCCGAAAGCCGTCTGTCCAGGAGATCGACGAAGAGACGCCGGCCGGCCAGGTGCCCAAGTACTACCGCAAGGTTGCGATCAAATACTCGCGCTTCGGCATTGAGGACTTCGACTTTGGTTTCTATAACCACACGGCCTATTCAGGTCTCGAGACTGACATCTCCAACTCGTACACGAACGCGCTGTTGCAGGCGCTGCATTACACACTCCCAatccgcgccgtcgccaaaGCACACATTTGCGTCGACTGCCAGAAGGAGGCGTGCCTGCTTTGCGAAGCGGGCTTCCTCTTCCGCATGCTTGAGGATGCAAAGGGCACAAACTGCCAGGTATCTAATTTCTCTCGCGCGTtcagcgcgacgccgcagGCCACGGCGCTAGGCCTCATGGATTCCAACGACAAACTCCCTCAGTACAACCTCATCCAGAACTTTAACCGGTGGCTCCTCTCGACGTTTACGACCGAGAGCGTCGTCAATGGCAAGAGCTTCAACCTGCGTGCGTCCGAGATTGACAACCTCTCCCTTGCCTCCCCACCGTCTGCTATCAACCaggtcctcggcatcgctGTCAAAACGACCAACACGTGCCTGGCATGCAATTACGTCTCGACGCGCGAGAGCGACCTCCAAaccgtcgacctcgcgtaCCCGCgcaaggcggccgaggccggcaCCTTCGCCGATGTGCTGTGCTCGGCCATTGTGCGGTCAAGCACCACCAAGGCGTCGTGTCCCAACTGCAAGCAGTTTGCGCCGCTCGATTCAaagcgcgacctcgcgggCTCACCCGAGCGCAGCCTGCCGCC
Above is a genomic segment from Cutaneotrichosporon cavernicola HIS019 DNA, chromosome: 1 containing:
- the PAN2 gene encoding uncharacterized protein (Catalytic subunit of the poly(A)-nuclease (PAN) deadenylation complex, one of two cytoplasmic mRNA deadenylases involved in mRNA turnover. PAN specifically shortens poly(A) tails of RNA and the activity is stimulated by poly(A)-binding protein PAB1. PAN deadenylation is followed by rapid degradation of the shortened mRNA tails by the CCR4-NOT complex. Deadenylated mRNAs are then degraded by two alternative mechanisms, namely exosome- mediated 3'-5' exonucleolytic degradation, or deadenlyation- dependent mRNA decaping and subsequent 5'-3' exonucleolytic degradation by XRN1. May also be involved in post-transcriptional maturation of mRNA poly(A) tails), whose translation is MAYNPLSLFPLPIQAADPKPVPSALAVDGYADMLWVGSAGGLVSAFASPLTLTRNVQFPAHGTSKAREFVPIPGIHAGVRQIRATDREVWTLAEGGISGRKRGGAPRWSVTDVTRSLRAMTPAPTNSHEVLAGGTGQMLLINNARGDIVRRFESPSTVVHLGTLARSIVCASGSGQVSLLDPRTGFRPAANVTPVQAHTGGMSGADAQGNLIATWGWTHMQGHPLPDPLVRLYDTRTLRALPSISFSAGPAFVHLHPSDPSKLVIASQSGMLQIADMNAGTNEFQQLDVNTYITSMSLSQRGDYLVFGDGDGQLHLWTQHDTGDGAALDVNGNLDLPPFNGYEGIKPEWPDPVEPPNLMTLEDPLPLNAVGVPQYEDPLLSNFSPADYATVYSPFFNPPEPIPQSILATLQYQDFVGYGQLPKEFKGRRNVVTARAGAGKQCLPRGAIGNRRESEPRFRSEKDRVRRKPSVQEIDEETPAGQVPKYYRKVAIKYSRFGIEDFDFGFYNHTAYSGLETDISNSYTNALLQALHYTLPIRAVAKAHICVDCQKEACLLCEAGFLFRMLEDAKGTNCQVSNFSRAFSATPQATALGLMDSNDKLPQYNLIQNFNRWLLSTFTTESVVNGKSFNLRASEIDNLSLASPPSAINQVLGIAVKTTNTCLACNYVSTRESDLQTVDLAYPRKAAEAGTFADVLCSAIVRSSTTKASCPNCKQFAPLDSKRDLAGSPERSLPPVLSVNAMVSTPEQLEIWRDRTEGGKLKRFLPLSVAFQEGPKGLVAENNGDSGIIYDVKSVVAQAQNAPENPAHLLSFVHVTDDQWVMFNDFLVRPVKEEEVFSFADWKVPAIIMLEQRDSGSLLDYSRLPKELDYEVLFKDQNLANHRNPAMIQAEMLTPDELPKPGTLISIDAEFVALQQEELEFRSDGTKKILRPSHMSLARVSVLRGPGEKEAVPFIDDYIYTKEAIANYLTEFSGIKPGDLDPNSSKHTLVALKVAYKKLRLLVDLGCIFIGHGLSKDFRTINIFVPPEQVLDTVNLYTIPGRSRKLSLRFLTWFLLKKEIQSKEHDSIEDARYAYLLYKKYRQFEDDGRFEDVMEDIFAEGHKTGFKPKNEADAARADTPTPGTPTSSSPAPGPAPPNNGAFPPLQNARRTKYGRGQWAPSAPFVPGQRRW
- the STE24 gene encoding uncharacterized protein (CAAX prenyl protease N-terminal, five membrane helices), which produces MSSLSSVVQGLDGITSRLADLADNPDIPYERLVISLSAVTTIWELYVSSRQMKCYSIPLPPPELQHHLKKETYDKAQAYGKDKLTFNVRQTMFNFVLGVVVIKTRLLPHAWDWTASFMDLVGLDQSRVITHSLLWITATSLVSVIPNLFWTYHFTFVIEEKHGFNKTTKKLWITDQIKTFAIAIVLGLPFLAGFLKVIEMAGKNFVPWLMLFMISVQLILQIIYPIFIQPLFNKLTPLPEGDVRQRVEKLANKLQFPLKHLYVIDGSKRSSHSNAYFYGLPWSKQIVLYDTLLDQNTPPEVEAVLAHELGHWKFWHPARLLLIAQSNLLWTLGLFAVFIHNKSLFASFGFDPRLAVGSPVGGPQPILIGFTLYQLLFEPLDTFVKFFINSKTRKYEYQADQFAMGLGHAKDLGAALIKLHIENLSSPHSDKLFSKYHHSHPTLPERLRAMNEYKGGDWLSKNQSSKVEEIKAKEKKEL
- a CDS encoding uncharacterized protein (Ring finger) encodes the protein MSTTEVTAAVDALEALAAHTSTSTSAPLARVLNENFAVARERILAGSPPKLVIAELQANLARAKKDVEKGLKAWYAALGNVGKSVDKSFPPNLSAISAAYDDPPLFVDAAASKALDNIVLDSLGQRGLWDSVEAFEEETDLHYDPDKRVLSEELYRIVRDIEAGNFSSAIRWATENKDFLAAPPHPSSLPYHLHRAVFLSITDRKEALAYANAHLFVYMSTQPVLSLVTSCLYGVADDSPYANDAAPLASMFTTDYCRRHGWAREDPLEVVVDLGSRGGALNAIEKARRVMGERLGNVRKWEELPMEVPLPASRRYHSVFVCPVSKEQATDSNPPTMLSCGHVVARESFTRMVKTGKRSAKCPYCPQETSLTSAQRLYF